From Medicago truncatula cultivar Jemalong A17 chromosome 7, MtrunA17r5.0-ANR, whole genome shotgun sequence, a single genomic window includes:
- the LOC25480022 gene encoding protein ACTIVITY OF BC1 COMPLEX KINASE 3, chloroplastic, which produces MATVATTQPCYSSWTRGSIPIQRRRFRGKTNLKRLKILAAVVEETTSSSNIVPLVRNGTNRVLTLPLNRADDIQAEARAMTRAINATLYSPELLSSKYGSQRIKVVQRAVEIVSALGSFGLKLFLEQKNGTLDKNKKARATELKTIFTQLGPTFVKLGQGLSTRPDICPPEYLDELSELQDGLPTFPDEEAFACIERELGVSLDSIFSSISPSPIAAASLGQVYKARLKNSGKLVAIKVQRPSIEEAIGLDFYLIRGLGGFINKYVDIITTDVVALIDEFARRVFQELNYVQEGQNARRFKKLYADRQDICVPDIFWDYTSAKVLAMDWVEGVKLSEQEAIERQGLNVLDLVNTGIQCSLRQLLEYGYFHADPHPGNLLATPDGRLAFLDFGMMSETPEEARSAIIGHVVHLVNRDYEAMARDYYALDFLSPDVDVSPIVPALRDFFDDALNYTVSELNFKTLVDGLGNVLYQFPFNVPAYYALILRSLTVLEGLALNADPNFKVLAASYPYFAKRLLTDPNPYLRDALIELLFKDGKFRWSRLEDLLVQGSMDSDFSAKEALQPVLKVLLSPDGEVIRTLVIKEAVRVSEAFTLSSISDSYKSVPGFMRTLVFNGNANGPLMMSESEMLSMIELRNQVSRIWGLLQSSNDFDPALVLPIFRVLQQPEARRLGGGVMDGITQRLVARFLQQVLRVPATAST; this is translated from the exons ATGGCTACAGTTGCAACAACACAACCATGTTATTCATCATGGACTCGTGGTTCAATTCCTATCCAACGACGTCGTTTCAGAGGCAAAACCAACCTTAAACGTCTCAAAATTCTTGCTGCTGTGGTGGAAGAAACAACATCTTCAAGTAACATCGTACCTTTGGTTAGAAATGGAACAAATCGTGTTCTTACACTTCCATTGAACCGTGCTGATGATATTCAAGCTGAGGCTAGAGCTATGACACGTGCTATTAATGCTACTTTGTATAGTCCTGAATTATTGTCTTCTAAATATGGGTCCCAACGCATCAAG GTTGTACAAAGGGCTGTTGAAATTGTGAGTGCTTTGGGTTCATTTGGgttgaagttgtttttagaGCAAAAGAATGGGACACTTGATAAGAATAAAAAGGCACGTGCTACTGAATTGAAGACCATATTCACACAGCTAGGACCAACTTTTGTGAAGTTGGGTCAAGGATTGTCTACTAGGCCTGACATTTGCCCACCTGAATATTTGGATGAACTCTCTGAGCTTCAG GATGGGTTGCCTACATTTCCCGATGAGGAGGCCTTTGCGTGCATCGAAAGGGAATTAGGAGTATCCCTTgactctattttttcttctatatcaCCATCACCAATAGCTGCAGCTAGTTTGGGTCAAGTTTATAAAGCTCGTTTGAAGAACTCGGGTAAACTCGTGGCCATCAAGGTTCAACGTCCTAGCATCGAGGAAGCTATAGGATTGGACTTCTACCTAATTAGAGGTCTTGGgggtttcataaataaatatgtagaCATAATCACCACTGATGTTGTTGCTCTTATTGATGAATTTGCACGCAGAGTTTTTCAAGAGCTCAACTATGTCCAG GAGGGACAAAACGCAAGGAGGTTCAAAAAATTGTATGCTGACAGGCAAGATATTTGTGTTCCTGATATTTTCTGGGATTATACAAGTGCTAAAGTACTGGCAATGGATTGGGTTGAAGGAGTCAAACTAAGTGAGCAAGAAGCTATTGAGAGACAAGGATTGAACGTCTTGGATCTTGTGAACACTGGCATACAATGCAGCCTGAGACAACTACTTGAGTATGGATATTTCCATGCCGATCCTCATCCTGGTAACCTTTTAGCAACACCTGATGGAAGGCTTGCTTTTCTTGACTTCGGAATGATGAGTGAGACGCCGGAAGAAGCAAGATCTGCCATAATTGGCCATGTTGTTCACCTGGTTAACCGGGATTATGAAGCTATGGCTCGTGACTACTATGCTCTTGATTTCCTTTCACCTGATGTTGATGTTTCTCCGATTGTGCCGGCACTTAGAGACTTTTTTGACGATGCCCTTAATTATACTGTCAGTGAACTTAACTTCAAGACACTAGTGGATGGTTTGGGGAACGTTTTATATCAATTTCCATTTAATG TCCCAGCTTACTATGCTTTGATATTGAGGTCTCTCACTGTTTTAGAAGGTTTAGCACTTAATGCTGATCCCAATTTTAAGGTGCTTGCGGCCTCATACCCATATTTTGCTAAAAGGCTTTTAACAGATCCAAATCCATATCTAAGAGACGCTCTTATTGAGCTGCTCTTCAAGGATGGGAAGTTTAG GTGGAGTAGACTTGAAGACTTGCTAGTCCAGGGCAGTATGGACAGTGATTTCTCTGCTAAAGAGGCCCTACAACCTGTCCTAAAGGTATTATTGAGTCCTGATGGTGAAGTTATCAGGACTCTTGTTATCAAAGAGGCTGTGCGCGTATCTGAAGCTTTTACTCTCAGCTCAATTTCTGATTCATACAAGTCAGTTCCTGGTTTTATGAGGACTCTTGTTTTCAATGGCAATGCAAATGGTCCCCTTATGATGTCAGAATCTGAAATGCTAAGTATGATAGAACTTAGGAATCAAGTATCTAGAATATGGGGACTTTTGCAATCCTCCAATGATTTTGATCCAGCTCTTGTG
- the LOC25480021 gene encoding U6 snRNA phosphodiesterase: protein MEALMQCYGDGSSDSDSESSPSNPTLAYAERREPLPHRATNIREPLHKACVQPLPPPPIALLHPPNFLGPQDIQISQTTKVRSFPHVDGNYALHVYIPINISSSSKKEVAAFLKKISSLHPSLCAVDVDVPLNVLCKNDEKLEQVLLGREFHISLGRTVPIRVHQIDSVVTMLKQKLQTQSLYWIDFDKWEVFVNDDRTRTFLSVEVVHGGLVEIRKQIEAVNAIYKLHNLPEFYEDPRPHISLAWSLGDTADSLKKVVDDEIMKCVTGKSLKKCIFTCKFKGIECKIGQKTFKICKISDR, encoded by the exons ATGGAGGCTTTAATGCAATGTTATGGGGATGGATCTTCTGATTCAGATTCTGAATCTTCTCCTTCCAATCCAACCTTAGCTTATGCAGAAAGACGTGAGCCCTTGCCACACCGGGCAACAAACATTCGTGAACCACTTCACAAAGCATGCGTCCAGCCCTTGCCGCCACCTCCTATTGCGCTCCTTCATCCTCCAAATTTTCTTG GGCCTCAAGATATTCAGATAAGCCAGACAACTAAAGTTAGGAGCTTCCCTCATGTTGATGGTAACTATGCCTTACATGTATACATACCAA TTAATATTTCATCTTCATCGAAAAAAGAAGTAGCCGCTTTCTTGAAGAAAATCTCATCTCTGCATCCAAGTCTTTGTGCTGTTGATGTTGATGTCCCACTTAACGTCCTCTGTAAAAATGACGAGAAGCTTGAACAAGTTTTACTAGGAAGGGAGTTTCACATAAGTTTGGGAAGAACTGTTCCAATACGAGTACATCAGATTGACTCAGTGGTCACAATGCTAAAACAGAAGCTTCAGACACAATCCCT CTACTGGATCGACTTTGACAAATGGGAGGTTTTTGTTAATGATGATCGCACACGCACCTTCCTCTCAGTTGAGGTTGTTCACGGTGGGCTTGTAGAG ATAAGGAAGCAAATTGAAGCAGTCAATGCAATTTACAAACTTCATAATCTTCCTGAATTTTACGAG GATCCACGTCCTCACATTTCGTTAGCATGGTCATTGGGCGACACCGCCGATTCCCTTAAGAAAGTTGTGGATGACGAAATCATGAAATGTGTTACTGGGAAATCATTGAAGAAGTGTATTTTTACCTGTAAATTCAAAGGTATCGAATGTAAGATTGGTCAGaaaacattcaaaatatgtAAAATTTCAGATAGATGA